A single window of Vibrio sp. SCSIO 43137 DNA harbors:
- the slyD gene encoding peptidylprolyl isomerase: MNIEKNVVVSLAYQVKLEDGVVVDQATNEAPLDYLHGHNNLITGLENELEGKTVGDKFSATIAPEDAYGEHSDALVQRVPADVFQGVDRIEVGMRFLADTDQGPIPVEVTEVDGDEVVVDGNHMLAGQTLTFDVEVMATRAATEEEIEHGHIHKEGGCGGHGHDHEGGCCGGEGHEHGKGKEDGCCGGGGNGGCGCSH; the protein is encoded by the coding sequence ATGAATATTGAAAAGAACGTAGTAGTAAGCCTTGCATATCAGGTAAAGCTTGAAGATGGTGTAGTCGTTGATCAGGCAACCAATGAAGCTCCGCTGGATTATCTTCACGGTCATAACAACCTGATTACAGGTCTGGAAAATGAGCTGGAAGGCAAAACAGTAGGTGATAAGTTCTCTGCGACAATTGCACCTGAAGATGCTTATGGCGAACACAGTGACGCACTGGTACAGCGTGTTCCTGCTGATGTGTTTCAGGGTGTAGACCGAATTGAAGTTGGTATGCGCTTTTTAGCGGATACTGATCAGGGTCCAATCCCTGTAGAAGTTACTGAAGTAGACGGTGATGAAGTGGTTGTTGATGGTAACCATATGCTTGCCGGTCAGACTCTGACATTTGATGTTGAAGTAATGGCAACCCGTGCTGCGACAGAAGAAGAAATTGAACACGGCCATATTCATAAAGAAGGTGGTTGTGGTGGTCACGGCCATGATCACGAAGGTGGCTGCTGTGGTGGCGAAGGCCATGAGCACGGTAAAGGAAAAGAAGACGGCTGCTGTGGCGGTGGTGGTAACGGTGGTTGCGGCTGCTCTCACTAA
- a CDS encoding YheV family putative zinc ribbon protein, whose translation MKIKKRFIAGAACPKCSAADALRWWVENNIEMVECVECGHTDQRTPSTVQNSEHSEQDLIGIFKPE comes from the coding sequence GTGAAAATAAAAAAAAGATTTATTGCCGGGGCAGCGTGCCCTAAATGCTCCGCTGCTGATGCCCTGCGCTGGTGGGTTGAGAACAATATTGAGATGGTCGAGTGCGTTGAATGCGGTCATACAGATCAGAGAACACCTAGCACGGTTCAAAATTCTGAACATTCTGAACAGGATTTGATCGGTATTTTTAAGCCGGAATAA
- the kefB gene encoding glutathione-regulated potassium-efflux system protein KefB — protein MALTDSFLQSSVVFLSVAVVAVPLAQRMGLGSVLGYLLGGVAIGPWGFGLISDVDAILHFAEFGVVLLLFLIGLELNPKKLWQMRSPILGLGGGQVAVTTLIITAIGMMFSLSWQSSLVVGMGLALSSTAIALRVIEEQGLAGSETGQSGFAVLLFQDIAVIPMLAILPVLAGAGGDGNWFDSLRTFGSIAVLLIGGHFLLRPLFRYVVMSGVRELFTVAALLLVIGTAVFMQQLGLSMALGTFLAGVLLAESEYRHELEISIEPFKGLLLGLFFIAVGMSVNLGLLALHPIEVLTAVVALISVKAIVLYLLARLFGTRAKARSRMAAILSQGGEFAFVIFTAAQAENLIDAELSAFLLVVVSLSMVTTPILLILQDRWFAASINSQQSGEDSSDVINRNPRVIIAGFGRFGQVVGRLMYANKVRITVLESDPSQIQLLRKYGYKVFYGDATKLDLLRAAGADKAEAIVACTDNPDEILEMIHLCQQHFPKLKILARARSRTEAYQFSNHGVKNYSRETFLGALDLGGQLLVELGMHPYQAKRAEAHFRKLDTTMLEELLPMHMDDKELAQRSKEARKELEEVFARDMESDNQSNNHWK, from the coding sequence ATGGCGTTAACGGATAGTTTTTTGCAAAGCAGCGTTGTCTTTCTCTCTGTTGCGGTAGTTGCAGTACCACTGGCGCAGCGAATGGGGTTAGGCTCAGTATTGGGCTATCTGCTGGGTGGTGTTGCCATTGGTCCATGGGGCTTTGGTTTAATCAGTGATGTAGATGCGATATTACACTTTGCCGAGTTTGGTGTGGTGCTACTGCTGTTCCTTATCGGACTGGAACTGAATCCGAAAAAGCTCTGGCAGATGCGAAGTCCTATATTAGGACTTGGCGGAGGGCAGGTTGCGGTGACCACCTTGATTATTACCGCTATTGGTATGATGTTTTCCCTCTCGTGGCAAAGTAGTCTGGTGGTCGGTATGGGGCTGGCGCTCTCGTCCACTGCCATAGCATTGAGAGTTATCGAAGAGCAGGGGCTGGCAGGTTCAGAAACCGGTCAATCGGGCTTTGCTGTTCTGCTGTTTCAGGATATCGCCGTGATTCCTATGCTGGCAATTTTGCCGGTTCTGGCTGGTGCCGGCGGAGACGGAAACTGGTTCGACTCCCTGAGAACATTCGGTTCAATTGCCGTTCTGCTAATAGGTGGTCATTTTCTGCTAAGGCCGCTATTCCGCTATGTGGTGATGAGCGGTGTGCGTGAGCTATTTACCGTTGCTGCACTTTTACTGGTTATCGGTACCGCGGTATTTATGCAGCAGCTTGGTCTCTCTATGGCGTTAGGTACTTTTCTGGCTGGTGTTTTACTGGCTGAAAGTGAGTACCGCCATGAGCTAGAGATCTCCATAGAACCATTTAAAGGGCTACTGCTTGGTCTATTCTTTATTGCGGTAGGCATGTCGGTCAATCTCGGCTTGCTGGCTCTGCATCCCATTGAGGTTTTAACGGCAGTTGTTGCTTTAATCTCAGTAAAAGCCATTGTGCTTTATCTTCTGGCGCGGTTATTTGGTACCAGAGCTAAGGCGCGTAGCCGGATGGCCGCTATTTTAAGTCAGGGTGGCGAGTTTGCTTTTGTTATCTTTACCGCTGCGCAGGCAGAAAACCTTATTGATGCCGAGTTAAGCGCTTTCTTGCTGGTGGTAGTTAGTTTATCTATGGTGACAACACCAATTCTGCTGATTTTGCAGGATAGATGGTTTGCAGCATCTATCAACAGCCAGCAGAGTGGTGAAGATAGTAGTGATGTAATAAACCGTAACCCAAGGGTTATTATTGCGGGCTTCGGCCGTTTTGGTCAGGTGGTAGGCCGTCTGATGTATGCTAACAAAGTGCGCATCACCGTTCTGGAAAGCGACCCTAGTCAGATCCAGTTACTGAGAAAATATGGCTATAAAGTGTTCTACGGAGACGCCACTAAACTGGATTTGCTTCGTGCAGCCGGCGCTGATAAAGCAGAAGCGATTGTTGCCTGTACCGATAACCCGGATGAAATTCTGGAGATGATCCATCTTTGCCAGCAACATTTTCCAAAGCTTAAGATACTGGCAAGGGCTCGTAGCCGGACAGAGGCGTATCAGTTTTCCAATCACGGAGTAAAAAACTACTCAAGGGAGACGTTTTTAGGCGCACTGGATTTAGGCGGACAATTGCTGGTTGAACTGGGAATGCACCCCTATCAGGCTAAAAGGGCAGAAGCGCATTTCAGAAAACTGGATACCACCATGCTGGAAGAGTTACTGCCTATGCATATGGATGATAAAGAGCTGGCTCAGCGCTCCAAAGAAGCAAGAAAAGAGCTGGAAGAAGTATTTGCCCGCGACATGGAAAGTGACAATCAGTCCAATAATCACTGGAAATAA
- the kefG gene encoding glutathione-regulated potassium-efflux system ancillary protein KefG, translating into MSQKQNPSPKILLIFVHPEPETSVANSIMLKKVEDLEHVTVHDLYARYPDFFIDVQYEHQLLLEHDIIVFQHPLFMYSCPALLKEWMDRVLGKGFAFGDNSALEGKYWRSVITTGGAEKAFAASGYNKYPMQEILQPFELTASLCRMHWIEPLVLHWARHVSDVDRYQHAEQFRSWLQHPLNNEQEVLNGVNG; encoded by the coding sequence ATGAGTCAGAAACAAAACCCCTCACCGAAAATTCTATTAATCTTTGTTCATCCGGAGCCGGAAACCTCTGTGGCTAACAGCATAATGCTGAAAAAAGTTGAGGATCTTGAGCATGTTACTGTTCATGATCTTTATGCCCGCTATCCGGACTTTTTTATTGATGTCCAGTATGAGCATCAGCTTCTGCTTGAGCACGATATTATTGTCTTCCAGCATCCTCTATTTATGTACTCTTGTCCGGCGCTGCTGAAAGAGTGGATGGACAGGGTACTGGGTAAAGGTTTTGCTTTTGGTGATAATAGCGCACTGGAAGGTAAGTACTGGCGTAGTGTGATTACCACTGGCGGTGCTGAAAAAGCATTTGCCGCCTCGGGTTATAACAAGTATCCGATGCAGGAGATACTTCAGCCATTTGAACTAACGGCTTCTCTGTGTCGTATGCACTGGATTGAGCCTTTAGTCTTGCACTGGGCAAGGCATGTTTCCGATGTTGACCGTTATCAACATGCAGAGCAGTTCCGCAGCTGGCTACAACATCCGCTAAATAATGAGCAAGAGGTGCTGAATGGCGTTAACGGATAG